One window of the Borrelia hispanica CRI genome contains the following:
- a CDS encoding DUF261 domain-containing protein yields the protein MKLQQNDKRFVEEIRRWGCYFLSLHYYISSLTKNKFDFNDINNNYYQFVRLGYMGINCYILNPCKILSFFGVKRDVRVEDKSYKCLKDEFEISEVKLKNNIGSHFMATNNTEVLYDPLFLKDRGQEYHLKSKRIFRKI from the coding sequence ATGAAATTACAACAAAATGATAAAAGATTTGTTGAAGAGATTAGACGTTGGGGTTGTTACTTTTTATCTTTGCATTATTACATATCATCACTTACAAAGAACAAATTTGACTTTAATGATATTAATAATAATTATTATCAATTTGTTAGATTAGGTTATATGGGGATTAATTGTTATATTTTAAATCCATGTAAAATCTTAAGTTTCTTCGGCGTTAAAAGAGATGTTCGTGTTGAAGATAAATCTTATAAATGTTTAAAGGATGAATTTGAGATAAGTGAAGTTAAATTAAAGAATAATATTGGGTCCCATTTTATGGCAACAAATAATACAGAAGTTTTATATGATCCTCTTTTTCTTAAAGATAGAGGACAAGAATATCATCTTAAATCTAAGCGTATATTTAGAAAAATATGA